A portion of the Choristoneura fumiferana chromosome 6, NRCan_CFum_1, whole genome shotgun sequence genome contains these proteins:
- the LOC141428992 gene encoding protein I'm not dead yet-like, protein MGGLIAAITGPPQTPIKGFLDRIKNILKYNSRGIIGVVVAAAVFLFLFDPHDKAQTVGGIWFAMFWFLLLQPIAIQPVGLIPLFAFPMFGILSSADTCAVFFNENVILMFVGGWLHLVLNNCGMDKRLVSYFLCAGGDKAYSAKKILLKSMIASFFVSAISNRLMVTSIVLENILPPISMLTGYAKNEVDYAEFKIILCNAVAVSSTLGSMCIVHASLITLQLKIMFCEIGATELEYPDLFNYLQYSAYAVPTAIIMLIVNFIYHVLILKFVVEKKPMSNYSMGAVKTALAKSRSSLGKMSSHEKVSTLILIVSLACFFTRWSKWLGMGWATFRKELVSSEEVPAIRDATTAAIFVMALHFIPKSLNFLKIMSAKTKNDLPPAKMESGILFWKYIDKNTDYSYFLLMGGSVALYMASVQTALGLKIASNIGDSITGMGWDVGILIVILGAAFLGTIMSGTGAQAVYMPLIINMGLKGQGKWPLRTYLAVLGAGLGTGLGFSIPFLHTTCYYSKTLGKVTSKKQIKYGVPSTIICAVVLWVTLCFYAPILWDPDDYGIIAVVSPNAKVAVEGGGAAETTTAAAPAPPPEE, encoded by the exons ATGGGAGGATT AATTGCAGCAATTAC TGGTCCGCCGCAAACACCGATCAAGGGTTTCTTggacagaataaaaaatattttaaaatacaacaGCAGAGGGATTATTGGCGTGGTTGTAGCTGCAGCCgtgtttttatttctctttGACCCGCATGAT AAAGCGCAAACTGTAGGTGGAATATGGTTTGCGATGTTTTGGTTCCTGCTGCTTCAACCTATCGCTATACAACCGGTTGGATTGATTCCTCTATTTGCTTTCCCTATGTTTGGTATTCTATCAAGCGCGGATACttgtgcggttttttttaat GAAAACGTAATACTGATGTTTGTTGGTGGCTGGTTGCATTTGGTCCTCAATAACTGCGGCATGGACAAACGCCTGGTATCCTATTTCTTATGCGCCGGTGGAGATAAAGCATATTCAGCAAAAaa AATATTATTGAAGTCAATGATAGCCTCGTTTTTTGTTTCCGCGATTTCGAACAGGCTTATGGTGACATCCATAGTTTTAGAAAATATCCTGCCGCCGATATCAATGCTCACA GGTTATGCAAAGAACGAAGTCGACTATgctgaatttaaaattattctttgtAATGCAGTTGCCGTGTCTTCTACTCTCG GCAGTATGTGTATTGTGCACGCTTCTCTCATAACTTTGCAGCTCAAGATTATGTTTTGcga AATCGGTGCTACGGAATTAGAATACCCAGATTTATTTAACTACTTACAATATAGTGCCTATGCCGTCCCCACGGCTATTATTATGTTAATCGTAAACTTTATTTACCACGTGCTAATTCTAAAAtt CGTTGTGGAAAAGAAACCGATGAGCAATTACAGTATGGGGGCTGTGAAAACAGCTTTAGCAAAAAGTCGAAGCAGCCTCGGTAAAATGTCAAGTCATGAAAAG GTATCCACGTTAATCTTAATCGTAAGCTTGGCCTGTTTCTTTACGCGATGGTCCAAGTGGCTAGGTATGGGATGGGCGACTTTCCGCAAGGAATTAGTTTCTTCAGAAGAAGTACCCGC GATTAGAGATGCGACTACTGCCGCCATATTCGTAATGGCTTTACATTTCATCCCGAAGAGCCTGAATTTTCTCAAAATAATGTCTGCAAAAA CCAAGAATGACCTGCCCCCCGCTAAGATGGAATCAGGAATATTATTTTGGAAATACATTGACAAGAATACCGATTATTCTTATTTCCTCCTCATGG GTGGTAGTGTTGCGCTGTACATGGCTTCCGTACAAACTGCTCTCGGCTTAAAAATAGCATCTAACATTGGAGACTCTATTACTGGAATGGGCTGGGATGTTGGAATACTTATCGTTATTTTAGGGGCAGCGTTTCTAGGCACCATTATGTCTGGTACTGGAGCGCAAGCAGTGTACATGCCTTTGATAATAAATATg GGGTTAAAAGGCCAAGGAAAATGGCCTTTGAGGACTTATCTGGCGGTGCTGGGTGCCGGCCTAGGCACAGGCTTAGGATTTTCAATTCCGTTCTTACACACCACTTGTTATTACAGCAAAACTCTGGGCAAAGTTACGAGTAAGAAACAG ATCAAGTACGGAGTACCGAGTACCATCATATGCGCGGTGGTGCTTTGGGTGACTTTATGCTTCTACGCGCCCATACTGTGGGACCCAGACGACTACGGCATCATTGCCGTCGTCTCGCCGAATGCTAAAGTTGCAGTTGAAGGGGGAGGAGCAGCGGAAACCACTACCGCGGCTGCCCCTGCCCCCCCTCCCGAAgaatag